A region of the Dysidea avara chromosome 9, odDysAvar1.4, whole genome shotgun sequence genome:
gtcagtttgcatgtgtgtttaatttaaggttgacttcagtgcctgcttattctagtacaggtctcggtattgagtgtcatgattTCAGGttagttgacgtacagaagaattgtattattgcaattgttgtttttgcagttatcaattatcactgtatactagtgatgtgaatttgcaggtcagtctactcagatgtatcaggcatagtgttgatgggttcgaacaagtatccagtgtagactgtagtggcatcaagggtgttaatttccaggtcagtttacatgttgtgatgttagtgatgttttcctagtacccagatattaagtgtattgtatttaatgctcacctgttatgtttttaaattatggtatatcagtgtagacagtgcaacagtaagccttctgtgttgtagtaactatttgtttcataattatgctgttgtcccggaatggcacaatttttgggcaaccggtgtgaagtccagtggtacaaacattgtattatgaccaagttgtgatagcgtacttttgtttgactaatgtcctaatgttctggtttgactaatgtcctaatgttctggtttaacatgcttacccaacagttatgttattcattcacttagcctgggatataatttttgttcattttgattatccatgctattattgacacagcccggcatattgattttttgtacattctcttttaattcagtgcctgctggattatgtcatcagatatcgaaacaagtgtttttggtgttgcgaccgatgttccaggtcagttgcatgagtgtttaatttaaggttaacttcagtgcctgcttattcttttacaggtctcaatatcgtcatgctgacatacaagaaatcatcactattgttggaactatttttagtcaagtcttgatgtgatgttaattaacgttgttacacgttgttgtatgtttaccatatggcaagaaattatcatggccatcatgaaatttgaatattgtgtaagttgtgtggaccaaccccaactcatacatggtcactggcaaaccacgaaccacattcgagccacaacaccaccaaccacattcgagcaatccattacaaaattttgttgcaccatttgtgtgtgcataatacttaatgaaagccacaacacaagctacatggtacacactacatagaggtggtaacccctaactggcgatttataaacgctcgcatggggtgtggtactaaatggaatttaaaagatttctgcttaaaacgccatccctagggaacttacggttcagcacgctgtcacaacttgtttatcaggcattagagtttgtgtccacgtcgtgtctttaaaagttattgtagggattagaggttgattgaagaaaatacgcgtataggcaaaccaggattggataatgtcagtgctagatggactatacaaacacggctatgttgactggttgactggtataacgtgacagtagttgtaacataaggtagagaaataaagtgaaatacgcctattttttattttgcgatggttacttttttattttagcgaggtcgcaagaaaactatgatgatgataacgactcctaaagattttttatcacgtaacgcaataca
Encoded here:
- the LOC136267435 gene encoding uncharacterized protein isoform X1, with protein sequence MNFSSCWIVSSDIETDVFGVATDVPGLGIECHDFSYQLSLYTSDVNLQVSLLRCIRHSVDGFEQVSSVDCSGIKGVNFQCLLDYVIRYRNKCFWCCDRCSRSQYRHADIQEIITIVGTIFSQVLM